GACTCGATCACGCCGCGTATCACTTCGGAGTTGTACGCGCCTACATTCAACGAAAAGCCGATGATCGCCGCCGTCAACGGATCGAGCACGATGCCCACGTTCGGCAATCCGTAGAAGATCACGAATAGTTGCACGAGCAACGGTGAGCCGCGAAACAGCCACACGTAGAAGCGCACGATCGCCACGGCCCACTTCGGTCCGAACAGACGCACCAGTGCGACGAGGAACGCGAGCGCCAGCCCGATCGCAAACGATATCAGCGTGAGCGGCACAGTGAACACGAGCCCCGCATACAGCAGGGGCCACAGCGACTGCGCCATCAGATGCAACCATGCCGGCATGATTCAGACTCGCGGAAAGGCGTTTACTGGGAGACGTCCTTGCCGAAATACTTCTGGGAAATCTTCGCGTAGGTGCCGTCTTTCCTGATGCCGGCGAGCGCCTTGTTGATCGCCGCCTGCAATTCGGGGTTGCCCTTCCTGATCAGCACGGCGGACTTGTCGCTGCTGTCGGTCGAGGTGTCGAGCGCGGCGATCTTCACCTTTGCGTCCGGCTTGTGCTTCTTGAAGTCGAGGAACGACAGCGAGTCGTTGACGGTGGCATCCACACGGCCCGAGGTCAGCAGGTCGATCGACTCATTGAAGCCCTGCACGGGAATCACTTCCGCGCCGTGCGCGGCTGCGATCTTGCCGAAGTTGCTGGTCAGCGTGTTGGCCGACTTCTTGCCCTTCAGGTCGTCGAAATTCTTGATCGTGGTGTTGTTCGACTGCACGATCAACGCTGCATGCGAAGTGATGTACGGGTCGGAGAAATCGTATTTGACCTTGCGCGCGTCGGTAATGGCCACTTCGTTGATCACCGCGTCGTAACGGTTCACGTCGAGACCCGCGATCAGACCGTCCCATTTGCCTTCGACGAATTGCGGCTTGACGCCGAGACGCTGCGCAATTGCCGTGCCGATTTCCACGTCGAAGCCGGTCAGCTTGCCGGATTCGTCGTGATACGTGAATGGCGCATAGGTGCCTTCGGTGCCGATCCTGAACACGCCGGCGGATTTGATCTGCGCGAGTTCATCGGCGGCGAATGCGGAGCTCACGGCCACCGCCTGGAACAACGCGATCAGCAGAATGGAACGAATCGATTTCATCAGGCGGCTCCGTCAAATAGGCCACGTCGGTGGCTTGGTCTTGTGTTGGACAGTCCCCGCCGGCGTTTGAGCCCGGCTGAGTGGGCGGACTGTAGCAAATGGCCTGGGTTTTTACAAAGGATCAGGTTTTCGATCCATATGCGCTTGCGTGCTAAGCGAACAGCCATGACCTCTGACATGACGTGGATTTCAACTCTACAGCAGATAGAGCAGGCGCGGCATGCATCGCAACATGGAACGTGTGTTGCGCGCCATCGGGGAAAACGCGAGAGGAGTGCTGCCGGAGCGAACGCCCGGCATGGAAAAACGGGTGGCGCCGCATTCGATGGCGGCGCCACCCGTGGGATTGCCAATAGCCTACCGCTCCACCGGATGCGGCTCCTTGCGCCTGTTGGCGACCCGGATCGCGTCGAAGTAAGCGCCGTTGGGCGGGCGCTTCAGATAACGGCCCGCACCGCGCACCGCGCGCAATTCGCCGTCGGTCCACGCGAGCGCGCCGCGCGTGAGCGTGTGCATCGCCACGCCTTGCACCGTCATGCCTTCGAACACGTTGAAGTCCACTTTCTGATGATGCGTCTTCACCGAAATCGTCCTGCTCGCGTTCGGGTCCCACACTACCAGGTCGGCATCCGCGCCAACCCGCACCGCGCCTTTGCGGGGATACAGGTTGAAAATCTGCGCGGCGTTCGTCGAGGTGATACGCACGAACTCGTTCGGCGTGAGACGCCCGGAATTCACGCCGTGATGCCAGAGCACCGCCATCCGGTCTTCCACGCCGCCGCAGCCGTTCGGGATCTTCGTGAAGTCCTCGCGGCCCATCGCCTTTTGCGACGCGCAGAAGACGCAGTGATCGGTCGCCGTGGTATGCAGCTGGCCGGCTTGCAAACCGCGCCACAACGCCTCGCGATGCTCGGCCGAGCGGAACGGCGGGCTCATTACGTGGGCCGCCGCGCGGGTCCAGTCGGGATCGCGATACACCGCTTCGTCGATCACCAGATGGCCCGGCAGCACCTCGCCGAATACGCGCAGACCTTCGCTGCGCGCGCGCGCAATGGCATCCACCGCGTCTTTTGCGGACACGTGCACGATATACACCGGCACGCCCAGCACCTGCGCGATCCGGATCGCGCGATTGGCCGCTTCGCCCTCCACTTCGGGCGGCCGCGACAGCGGATGCGCCTCCGGACCGGTAAAGCCTTTCGCCAGCAACTGACGCTGCAACTGGAACACCAGCTCACCGTTTTCCGCATGCACGGTGGGCAGCGCGCCGAGTTCGAGCGAACGGGAGAAGCTGTTCACCAGCACTTCGTCGTCGGCCATGATCGCGTTTTTATAGGCCATGAAGTGCTTGAAACTCGACACGCCGTGTTCGTGCACCAGCGTGCCCATGTCGCGATAGACCGAATCGTCCCACCACGTCACCGCGACATGAAAGCCGTAGTCCGAAGACGCTTTGTCGGCCCAGCCGCGCCATTCCTTGAAGGCCTCCATTAGCGGCTGCTTCGGGCTCGGAATCACGAAGTCGATGATGCTCGTGGTGCCGCCCGACAAACCCGCCGCTGTGCCGGTGTAGAAATCGTCGCTCGCCGTGGTGCCCATGAACGGCAATTCCATGTGCGTGTGCGGGTCGATACCGCCGGGCATCACATACTGCCCGCCCGCGTCGACGATCGTGGCGCCGGCCGGCGCCTGCAGATCCTCGCCGATCTGCAGGATCGTGCCGCCGTCCTGCGGGTCCGCGCACAACACGTCCGCACGATACGTGTTCTCCGCGTCGATAATCGTGCCGCCACGAATCAGGGTCGTCATGTTGCCGCCTCCTTATGAACTGCTGGTTTCGTTGCTGCGTACTTCGTTCCTGTTCATGCACTCGCCACGCGCGCACTGGGCCCCTTGCTCAGCTTCATCCACGCGCTATATACGATCGACGCCAACGCGAGTCCGACAAACCAGGCATACGTATAGAGCGTATTGAAGATCGCCGGCACGTTGGGAAACGACGCCGGAAACGCGGTGTGCAGGAAGCCCGGCAAGTTCGGCAGCACGCCGATCACGAGCGCGACCACCGCGCCGATATTCCAGCCGCCGGTGTAGCTGTACTCGCCCTGTTCGTCGAACAGTTCACGCGTGTCCAGGCGCGTGCCGCGAATCAGGAAATAGTCGACCATCAGAATCCCCGCCACCGGACCGAGCAAGGCCGAATAGCCGACCAGCCATGTAAAGATATAACCCTGCGTGGTAGCGAGAATCTTCCACGGCATCATCACGATTGCGATGGTCGCGGTAATCATGCCGCCCACGCGATACGAAATACCTTTGGGCCACAGGCTCGAAAAATCATAGGCCGGACCGACGAGATTTGCCGCGAGATTGCAGCACATGGTGTCGAGCGTCAGGATGATCAGCGCGACGCCCACGCCAATGCCGGTCATGCGGCTCGTCAGGTCGATCGGATCCCAGATCGCCTTGCCGTAAATCACCACGGTAGCCGACGTGACGACCACCGAAATCACCGAGAGCAATGCCATCGGCACCGGCAAGCCGACTGACTGGCCGATGATCTGATCGCGCTGCGTTCTGGCAAAACGCGTGAAGTCGGGAATATTCAATGCGAGCGTGGCCCAGAAACCGACCATTGCCGTGAGGCCGGGCCAGAAGGTGATCCAGAACATGCCCTCTTTCTTGCCGCCCGGCACGAATTGCGACGGCGCCGACAGCATCGAGCCCAAACCGCCCGCTTTCGATGTCGCCCACCACACGAGCGCAATGCACATCACGATCTTGATCGGCGCGGACCAGCTTTCGAGCCAGCGGATCGAATCGGTGCCATGCACGATGAAGTAGATCTGCAGCGCCCAGAACACGAGAAAACAGGCCAGTTGCGCAAGCGAGATGTCGAGGAACGGCAAAGCCGCGCCGTGCAGCGCGTTGCCGGTGAGAATGTTCAGCAGCGTATAGATCGCGCTGCCGCCGAGCCACGTCTGAATCCCGTACCAGCCACAGGCGACGATCGCGCGCAGCATCGCCGGCAATTTGGCGCCCTGCGTGCCGAACGAGGAGCGCACCAGCACCGCGTACGGAATGCCGTGCTTCGCGCCCGCATGGCCAATCAGCAGCATCGGCGCCAGCACGATCAGGTTGCCGAGCAGCACGGTCATCACGGCTTGCCACGGCGACATGCCCTCTTCCGTCAAACCGGCGGCGAGCATGTAGGACGCGATGTTCATCACCATCCCTACCCAGAGCGCCGCGAAGTGATACCACTTCCATGTGCGCTGCGCGATACCGGTCGGCGCCAGGTCGTCGTTGTAAAGACTGCTGCCCTGCACGCCGGCTGCGAACTGCGGGTCGGCGGGTTGCGCTGTCTGCTTCATCTAGGGATCTCCACTCGATCGTTGAGGCCCGCGCGGCTCTAATGGCGCGTCGGGCCCTGGGGAATGACAGGTTCAGTACTAGCGCTGCGTGTCCTGCAACCACGTCGTGTTTCAGGCGGCTTTCGCCGCGTGGGCATGCGCGGGCTCGGCGGTTTCAGCCGCGTCCGCCGTTGCGCCTTGTCCGGCACCCACTCGCGCCGGGTTGTTCGGATGCGTGGTCCAGTTCGCGTACTCGCCGTTGTCCACGCGTTCCATCGTGATGCACTGCTCGACCGGACACACGTGCATGCACAGATTGCAGCCGACACATTCGGAGTCCATCACTTCAAAATGCCGGACGCCATCTTTTTCTTTCATGATCGCCTGGTGAGCCGTGTCTTCGCAGGCGATATGGCACAGGCCACACTGAATGCACTTGTCCTGATCGATGCGCGCCTTGATGTCGTATTTGAGGTTCAGGTATTTCCAGTCGGTGACATTCGGCACGGCGCGGCCGCAAATGTCGTCGAGCGTTGCGTAACCTTTTTCGTCCATCCAGTTGGAGAGGCCGTCGGCGAGATCGGAAACGATACGGAATCCGTAGTGCATCGCCGCCGTGCAGACCTGCACGCTGCCCGCGCCAAGCACCATGAATTCGGCGGCGTCGCGCCATGAGGAGATTCCGCCGATACCGGAAATCGGCAGGTTCGGCGTTTCTACGTCGCGCGCGATTTCCGCCACCATGTTCAGCGCGATCGGCTTCACGGCCGGGCCGCAGTAGCCGCCGTGCGTGCCTTTGCCGTCGACCATCGGCAACGGCGACATTGCATCGAGATCGACGGCCACGATCGAGTTGATCGTGTTGATCAGCGAGACGCCGTCCGCGCCGCCTTTATAGGCCGCGCGCGAACCCAGACGAATGTCGCTGATGTTCGGCGTCAGTTTGACGAGGCACGGCAGTTTCGTGCCCTCCTTGACCCAGCGCGTGACCATCTCCACGTACTCGGGCACCTGGCCCACCGCCGCACCCATGCCGCGTTCGCTCATGCCATGCGGGCAGCCGAAATTCAGTTCGACCGCATCCGCGCCGGTGTCCTCGACGAGCGGCAGAATCCATTTCCAGTCGCGTTCGTTGCACGGCACCATCAGCGAGACGATCATCGCGCGATCGGGCCAATCGCGTTTGACTTGCGCGATTTCCTTCAGATTGACGTCGAGCGGACGGTCGGTGATCAGTTCGATGTTGTTCAGGCCTGCGATACGCTGGCCGTTCCATTGCACCGCGCCGTAGCGCGAGCTAACGTTCACCACGTGCGGGTCGAGGCCAAGCGTCTTCCACACCACGCCGCCCCAGCCCGCCTCGAAGGCGCGGTTCACGTTATAGGCTTTGTCGGTCGGCGGCGCGGAGGCGAGCCAGAAGGGATTCGGCGAAGTGATGCCGGCAATCGTACAGCGCAGATCGGCCATGTTCGGCTCCTTGGGGACTGCTGTTTTTTGTCTGTTTTCGTTACGTGATTTGGCTCGATTCGCTTCAGGCGGCTTTCGCCGCCGTGCGGGCGAACTGCGCATCGATGGCGGCAGCGGCGACCTTGCCGTCCTGCACCGCCTGCACCGTGAGATCGATGCCGCCAGTGGCCGCGCAATCGCCGCCGGCCCATACGTTTGCCAGCGAGGTCTGGCCGTTCGCGTCGACTGCGATACGGCTGCCGTCCAAGGTCAGCAACTCGCGCCCGATGCCGACCGGCACCAGCGTTTGACCGATCGCCTTGAGCACCATGTCGGCTTCGACTACGAAGCGCTCCTCGCCGCCATCATTCGACGTACGTACGAATTCGACACCCGTGACCACGCCGCCGTCGCCAATCAACCGCATCGGCGTGGCATGCGTGATGAGCGTCACGCCGCTGGTCTGCGCGAAGTCGCGCTCGGCCCAGGTGGCGCTCATCGCTTCGACGCCGCGCCGGTACACCATCGTCACCGACGCCGCGCCGAGCTTGCGGCTTTGCACGGCAGCATCCACCGCCGTATTGCCGCCGCCGATCACGACGACGCGCCGGCCCACCGGCACCGTGCCGAGGTCGCTCGTGCTGCGCACCTGTTCGATGAAGTCCACCGCGTTCATCACACCGCCAAGGTCTTCGCCTTCCATCGCGAGCGCCCGCACGCCGCCGAGGCCGATAGCGAGGAACACCGCGTCGTGCTGCTTGCGCAGCGTGTCGAGCTCGATATCGCGACCAAGCGCCACGCCATGTTTGATTTCGATACCGCCAACGGAGCACAGCCACGCCACTTCACGCTGCGCAAAATCATCGACGGTTTTGTAGGCGGCAATGCCGTATTCGTTCAGGCCGCCGGCTTTTTCGTGAGCGTCGTAGATCGTCACGTTATGGCCGGCGAGCGCAAGCCGATGCGCGCAGGAGAGTCCCGCCGGCCCCGCGCCGACCACCGCAACGTGCCGTCCGGTTTCGGCCGCGCGCTTGAACAGCACTTCGCCGCGCGCCATCGCCCAGTCCGTCGCATGACGTTGCAGCGCACCGATCGCCACTGGTTTCGCATCCTGATGGTTGCGCACGCAAGCGCCTTCACAAAGAATTTCCGTGGGGCAGACGCGTGCGCACATGCCGCCCATCGGGTTGGCCGACAGAATGTCCACGGCCGCGCCCTTCAGATTGCCGTTGCTGATCTTGCGGATGAAACTGGGAATGTCGATCTGCGTGGGGCACGCGTTCACGCACGGCGCGTCGTAACAGTAATGACAGCGGCTCGCCGCCGCGGCCGCGGCGCTCGCGTCGAGCAGCGGTGCGATGTCGGAGAACTCGCACGAGAGCTGCTCGGGCGACAGGCGCTGAGCGGCAATGTCGCCGGTTTGCTTGATGGCCATACTCGTTCCTTCTTCGATGTGAGGACGTAGCCGCTCCCGCCGGCCGCGCTTCGAGCGCAGCCGGGACGGCTTGTTTTATGGGCACTAAAGTAAAGCGGGTGAAACGACCGCAACCGCCGGATCGCTACGACGTCGTCATGAAACCGGCTCGCACGCACGCTCCAGCATGGCGTGCAGCAGCACGTTGGCGCCTGCCTCGATCCACTCGAAGGTGGCGTCTTCGATCTCGTTGTGACTGATGCCGTCCACGCATGGCACGAACACCATCGAGGTCGGCGCGACCTGGGCCAGATAACAGGCATCGTGACCCGCACCGGACACCATGTTGCGATGCGGATAACCGAAACGCTCCGCGGCCGCGCGCACGGACTTCACGCAGGCTTCGTCGAAAGCGACGGGCGCGTAATAAAAGATCTGCTCCAACTCGGTTTCAAGACCGATGCAGTTTGCGATATCCGCTACGCCCTGGCGCAACGCGGCATCCATTTTCGCGAGCACCGCATCGTCCGGGTGACGGAAATCGACAGTGAAAAACACGCGGCCCGGAATCACGTTGCGCGAGTTCGGATAGACCTGCATCATGCCGACCGTCGCACAGCCGAACGGCGCGTGGTCCAGACCAATGCGATTGACCAGATCGACCACGCGCGCGGCGCCGAGCAAGGCGTCGCGGCGGCGCGGCATGGGCGTCGGCCCCGCGTGCGCCTCCTGTCCCGTCAGCGTGATTTCGTACCAGCGCTGGCCTTGCGCGTCGGTCACCACGCCGATGGTTTTCTGTTCGGCTTCGAGAATCGGTCCCTGTTCGATATGCAATT
This genomic stretch from Paraburkholderia dioscoreae harbors:
- a CDS encoding amino acid ABC transporter permease, producing the protein MPAWLHLMAQSLWPLLYAGLVFTVPLTLISFAIGLALAFLVALVRLFGPKWAVAIVRFYVWLFRGSPLLVQLFVIFYGLPNVGIVLDPLTAAIIGFSLNVGAYNSEVIRGVIESIPKGQWEAAYSMGMTREQALRRAILPQAARVALPPLSNSFIALVKDTSLAAVLTVPEVFQAAQRIASVTYEPLILYTEAALVYLVFSSVLSSAQVRLERKFGRHALFHAGN
- a CDS encoding amino acid ABC transporter substrate-binding protein, whose product is MKSIRSILLIALFQAVAVSSAFAADELAQIKSAGVFRIGTEGTYAPFTYHDESGKLTGFDVEIGTAIAQRLGVKPQFVEGKWDGLIAGLDVNRYDAVINEVAITDARKVKYDFSDPYITSHAALIVQSNNTTIKNFDDLKGKKSANTLTSNFGKIAAAHGAEVIPVQGFNESIDLLTSGRVDATVNDSLSFLDFKKHKPDAKVKIAALDTSTDSSDKSAVLIRKGNPELQAAINKALAGIRKDGTYAKISQKYFGKDVSQ
- the hydA gene encoding dihydropyrimidinase, giving the protein MTTLIRGGTIIDAENTYRADVLCADPQDGGTILQIGEDLQAPAGATIVDAGGQYVMPGGIDPHTHMELPFMGTTASDDFYTGTAAGLSGGTTSIIDFVIPSPKQPLMEAFKEWRGWADKASSDYGFHVAVTWWDDSVYRDMGTLVHEHGVSSFKHFMAYKNAIMADDEVLVNSFSRSLELGALPTVHAENGELVFQLQRQLLAKGFTGPEAHPLSRPPEVEGEAANRAIRIAQVLGVPVYIVHVSAKDAVDAIARARSEGLRVFGEVLPGHLVIDEAVYRDPDWTRAAAHVMSPPFRSAEHREALWRGLQAGQLHTTATDHCVFCASQKAMGREDFTKIPNGCGGVEDRMAVLWHHGVNSGRLTPNEFVRITSTNAAQIFNLYPRKGAVRVGADADLVVWDPNASRTISVKTHHQKVDFNVFEGMTVQGVAMHTLTRGALAWTDGELRAVRGAGRYLKRPPNGAYFDAIRVANRRKEPHPVER
- a CDS encoding NCS1 family nucleobase:cation symporter-1; its protein translation is MKQTAQPADPQFAAGVQGSSLYNDDLAPTGIAQRTWKWYHFAALWVGMVMNIASYMLAAGLTEEGMSPWQAVMTVLLGNLIVLAPMLLIGHAGAKHGIPYAVLVRSSFGTQGAKLPAMLRAIVACGWYGIQTWLGGSAIYTLLNILTGNALHGAALPFLDISLAQLACFLVFWALQIYFIVHGTDSIRWLESWSAPIKIVMCIALVWWATSKAGGLGSMLSAPSQFVPGGKKEGMFWITFWPGLTAMVGFWATLALNIPDFTRFARTQRDQIIGQSVGLPVPMALLSVISVVVTSATVVIYGKAIWDPIDLTSRMTGIGVGVALIILTLDTMCCNLAANLVGPAYDFSSLWPKGISYRVGGMITATIAIVMMPWKILATTQGYIFTWLVGYSALLGPVAGILMVDYFLIRGTRLDTRELFDEQGEYSYTGGWNIGAVVALVIGVLPNLPGFLHTAFPASFPNVPAIFNTLYTYAWFVGLALASIVYSAWMKLSKGPSARVASA
- the preA gene encoding NAD-dependent dihydropyrimidine dehydrogenase subunit PreA, which translates into the protein MADLRCTIAGITSPNPFWLASAPPTDKAYNVNRAFEAGWGGVVWKTLGLDPHVVNVSSRYGAVQWNGQRIAGLNNIELITDRPLDVNLKEIAQVKRDWPDRAMIVSLMVPCNERDWKWILPLVEDTGADAVELNFGCPHGMSERGMGAAVGQVPEYVEMVTRWVKEGTKLPCLVKLTPNISDIRLGSRAAYKGGADGVSLINTINSIVAVDLDAMSPLPMVDGKGTHGGYCGPAVKPIALNMVAEIARDVETPNLPISGIGGISSWRDAAEFMVLGAGSVQVCTAAMHYGFRIVSDLADGLSNWMDEKGYATLDDICGRAVPNVTDWKYLNLKYDIKARIDQDKCIQCGLCHIACEDTAHQAIMKEKDGVRHFEVMDSECVGCNLCMHVCPVEQCITMERVDNGEYANWTTHPNNPARVGAGQGATADAAETAEPAHAHAAKAA
- a CDS encoding NAD(P)-dependent oxidoreductase; translated protein: MAIKQTGDIAAQRLSPEQLSCEFSDIAPLLDASAAAAAASRCHYCYDAPCVNACPTQIDIPSFIRKISNGNLKGAAVDILSANPMGGMCARVCPTEILCEGACVRNHQDAKPVAIGALQRHATDWAMARGEVLFKRAAETGRHVAVVGAGPAGLSCAHRLALAGHNVTIYDAHEKAGGLNEYGIAAYKTVDDFAQREVAWLCSVGGIEIKHGVALGRDIELDTLRKQHDAVFLAIGLGGVRALAMEGEDLGGVMNAVDFIEQVRSTSDLGTVPVGRRVVVIGGGNTAVDAAVQSRKLGAASVTMVYRRGVEAMSATWAERDFAQTSGVTLITHATPMRLIGDGGVVTGVEFVRTSNDGGEERFVVEADMVLKAIGQTLVPVGIGRELLTLDGSRIAVDANGQTSLANVWAGGDCAATGGIDLTVQAVQDGKVAAAAIDAQFARTAAKAA
- a CDS encoding Zn-dependent hydrolase, giving the protein MNAVSEALKHSEPGTSVKVDGKRLWDSLMTMAKIGATPKGGVCRLALTDLDKEGRDLIVSWAKQAGCTVSVDQMGNVFMRRAGRNPAALPVVTGSHADSQPTGGRFDGIYGVLGGLEVIRSLNDHGIETEHPVEVVIWTNEEGSRFAPAMVASGVFAGVFTLDYGLSRKDVDGKTIGEELNRIGYAGDLPCGGRPLHAAFELHIEQGPILEAEQKTIGVVTDAQGQRWYEITLTGQEAHAGPTPMPRRRDALLGAARVVDLVNRIGLDHAPFGCATVGMMQVYPNSRNVIPGRVFFTVDFRHPDDAVLAKMDAALRQGVADIANCIGLETELEQIFYYAPVAFDEACVKSVRAAAERFGYPHRNMVSGAGHDACYLAQVAPTSMVFVPCVDGISHNEIEDATFEWIEAGANVLLHAMLERACEPVS